In Microbacterium laevaniformans, a single window of DNA contains:
- a CDS encoding MFS transporter: protein MSAPLARTAPNPWWVGFVCGMATFVDAAATTGIAVALVLFQSFAPGTPGLTPDQVGLLTGVLTAGVAIGSLVGGRLADRFGRRRVFLVTMTLIVLGSLTPFFGVSFGLLLPGIALIGLGVGADLPAALASISEAATDRNRGKILVFSNLLGGFGILLAVLIGIFFGSLGEAGGRIMFAAFGGVGLVVLALRLTIPESADWLAARDERRSGVQTVRAERGRLRDFGRPQYRRPFVTLLVYYTLASIAISVAGSFGTFVAVNVAGIPVNEYQTWTLLAMPAAILGAVWFMAVADTTFRMSYYVAGAIAVVVANLVPVVFGFTLPALIVSVVVTTFAGAFCFETIMKVWTQESFPTMLRSTAQGTVYAVARFATAAFNVVTPALLLLNPSAVYVAVSVVAAAGFLIGWIGFRRGVTNAFDVEADMLPASDTDAPAATLAR from the coding sequence ATGAGCGCACCCCTCGCTCGCACCGCCCCCAACCCCTGGTGGGTGGGCTTCGTCTGCGGAATGGCGACGTTCGTCGACGCCGCCGCGACCACCGGCATCGCCGTCGCCCTCGTCCTCTTCCAGTCGTTCGCCCCCGGGACTCCCGGACTCACGCCCGATCAGGTCGGCCTGCTCACGGGCGTGCTGACCGCGGGCGTCGCGATCGGCTCGCTCGTGGGCGGGCGCCTGGCCGACCGCTTCGGCCGTCGCCGCGTCTTCCTCGTCACGATGACCCTCATCGTGCTCGGATCGCTGACGCCGTTCTTCGGCGTCTCCTTCGGGCTGCTCCTGCCCGGCATCGCACTCATCGGCCTCGGCGTCGGCGCCGACCTGCCCGCCGCCCTCGCCTCGATCTCCGAGGCGGCCACCGACCGCAACCGGGGCAAGATCCTCGTCTTCTCCAACCTGCTCGGCGGCTTCGGCATCCTCCTCGCGGTGCTCATCGGCATCTTCTTCGGATCCCTCGGCGAGGCCGGTGGGCGCATCATGTTCGCGGCCTTCGGCGGCGTCGGCCTCGTCGTCCTCGCGCTGCGGCTGACGATCCCCGAGTCGGCCGACTGGCTCGCGGCCCGCGACGAGCGCCGCAGCGGCGTGCAGACCGTCCGTGCCGAGCGCGGCCGCCTCCGCGACTTCGGTCGCCCGCAGTACCGCCGCCCCTTCGTGACCCTGCTCGTCTACTACACGCTCGCCTCGATCGCGATCAGCGTGGCCGGAAGCTTCGGCACCTTCGTGGCGGTGAACGTCGCCGGCATCCCGGTGAACGAGTACCAGACCTGGACCCTGCTGGCGATGCCCGCCGCGATCCTCGGCGCCGTCTGGTTCATGGCCGTCGCCGACACGACGTTCCGCATGAGCTACTACGTCGCCGGCGCGATCGCGGTGGTCGTCGCGAACCTGGTGCCGGTGGTGTTCGGCTTCACGCTGCCCGCCCTCATCGTCTCGGTGGTCGTGACGACCTTCGCCGGCGCGTTCTGTTTCGAGACGATCATGAAGGTGTGGACGCAGGAGTCCTTCCCCACCATGCTGCGCTCCACGGCGCAGGGCACCGTCTACGCCGTCGCGCGGTTCGCCACCGCCGCGTTCAACGTCGTCACCCCGGCCCTGCTGCTCCTGAATCCCAGCGCCGTCTACGTGGCCGTCTCGGTGGTCGCCGCCGCCGGCTTCCTCATCGGCTGGATCGGCTTCCGCCGTGGCGTGACGAACGCGTTCGACGTCGAGGCGGACATGCTGCCGGCATCCGACACGGACGCGCCCGCCGCGACACTCGCCCGCTGA
- a CDS encoding alpha/beta hydrolase family protein, whose translation MRLVPFETTVRALTLRGTHYLPDAAEGPGPAPHPTVVLLHGFGGSRVETTGVFVTLARALVGAGFGVFAFDRAGHGESDGEFFDTTASGDVADTAAVLTAIRQADEVDADNLHLVGMSLGSVIAAVVAAEAEAGGIRSLTMWSTAAVFVDDIRSGQIQGRSLAALDGPDGFFDFLGMRLGPAMRADALTFDPYARAAAYDGPALLLHGTADFVPVRYAERYADAHVFGERAEVVVVEGADHGWAELPQRDELITRTVSFITAHSERTAS comes from the coding sequence ATGCGACTCGTTCCCTTCGAGACCACCGTCCGCGCGCTCACGCTGCGCGGCACGCACTACCTGCCGGATGCCGCGGAGGGCCCCGGCCCGGCGCCGCATCCGACCGTCGTGCTGCTGCACGGCTTCGGCGGATCTCGAGTGGAGACAACGGGGGTCTTCGTGACGCTCGCTCGTGCGCTGGTCGGGGCCGGTTTCGGGGTGTTCGCCTTCGACCGGGCCGGGCACGGCGAGAGCGACGGGGAGTTCTTCGACACGACGGCGTCGGGTGACGTCGCCGACACGGCCGCCGTGCTGACGGCGATCCGACAGGCCGACGAGGTGGATGCCGACAACCTCCATCTCGTCGGCATGAGCCTCGGCTCCGTGATCGCCGCGGTCGTCGCGGCGGAGGCGGAAGCCGGCGGCATCCGCTCGCTGACGATGTGGTCGACGGCCGCCGTGTTCGTCGACGACATCCGCTCGGGACAGATCCAGGGGCGCTCGCTCGCCGCGCTCGACGGGCCGGACGGGTTCTTCGACTTCCTCGGGATGCGACTGGGCCCGGCGATGCGCGCCGACGCTCTCACGTTCGATCCGTATGCGCGAGCCGCGGCCTACGACGGTCCGGCCCTGCTGCTGCACGGCACGGCCGACTTCGTCCCGGTGCGCTACGCCGAGCGCTACGCCGACGCGCACGTGTTCGGCGAGCGCGCCGAGGTCGTCGTCGTCGAGGGGGCCGATCACGGGTGGGCCGAACTGCCCCAGCGTGACGAACTGATCACCCGCACCGTCTCGTTCATCACGGCCCACTCCGAGAGGACCGCATCGTGA
- a CDS encoding GDSL-type esterase/lipase family protein — MTTPLIPSRTGIGEVVRLGDAEVLLEGHLDLDDSRGIRPLRLPRSTWAHFPPNGEILRAITANASGVRVRFTTAATTLSLTLRCTQLFFAELAGPVNDVVVEVDGEPVHVVRAPVTDVRRLSWTGDAATDEPLTEPATLEVALGCAGGPGARAVTVWLPQGMIVDLLDLRADAPMIAAEPSHAPVWIHHGSSISHCVETPSPTGVWPVIAARTSDLSLVNLGFGGQCMLDPFVADTIAVTPADVITLKVGINIVGARSLDQRTFTPAMHGFLDRVRAGHPDTPIVLVSSILWPGSEDTPGPSDVEFFDDGHVRCYAAGDAADVARGALTMTESRRQLAEVVRVRAASGERIAYLDGLSLYGADDAERYTLPDSLHPDTELYAEIAARFSAAVFGADGLVPRAGLG; from the coding sequence GTGACCACCCCCCTCATCCCGTCCCGCACCGGCATCGGCGAGGTCGTGCGCCTCGGAGACGCCGAGGTGCTGCTGGAGGGTCATCTCGACCTCGACGACAGTCGCGGCATCCGCCCCCTGCGCCTGCCGCGGAGCACGTGGGCGCACTTCCCGCCGAACGGGGAGATCCTGCGCGCGATCACGGCCAACGCGAGCGGTGTGCGCGTGCGCTTCACGACGGCCGCGACCACGCTGAGCCTGACGCTGCGGTGCACGCAGCTGTTCTTCGCCGAGCTCGCCGGACCGGTCAACGACGTGGTCGTCGAGGTCGACGGCGAGCCGGTGCACGTCGTGCGCGCGCCCGTCACCGACGTCCGTCGACTCTCATGGACCGGGGATGCCGCGACCGATGAGCCGCTGACCGAGCCGGCCACACTGGAGGTCGCGCTGGGCTGCGCGGGCGGGCCGGGTGCGCGTGCCGTCACCGTGTGGCTGCCGCAGGGGATGATCGTCGACCTGCTCGATCTTCGCGCCGACGCCCCCATGATCGCGGCAGAACCGTCGCATGCACCCGTCTGGATCCACCACGGCAGCTCGATCAGTCACTGCGTCGAGACACCCTCGCCGACCGGGGTCTGGCCCGTGATCGCGGCGCGCACGAGCGACCTGTCGCTCGTCAACCTCGGCTTCGGCGGGCAGTGCATGCTCGACCCGTTCGTCGCCGACACGATCGCCGTCACGCCCGCCGACGTCATCACGCTCAAGGTGGGCATCAACATCGTGGGGGCGCGGTCGCTCGATCAGCGCACGTTCACGCCCGCGATGCACGGCTTCCTCGACCGCGTGCGCGCCGGGCATCCCGACACCCCGATCGTGCTGGTGTCGTCGATCCTCTGGCCCGGAAGCGAGGACACACCGGGGCCCTCGGACGTGGAGTTCTTCGACGACGGTCACGTCCGCTGCTACGCCGCCGGAGACGCCGCCGACGTCGCCCGCGGTGCGCTGACCATGACCGAGTCGCGGCGACAGCTGGCCGAGGTGGTGCGGGTGCGCGCGGCATCCGGTGAGCGGATCGCGTACCTCGACGGGCTGAGCCTGTACGGCGCCGACGACGCGGAGCGCTACACGCTGCCCGACAGCCTGCACCCCGACACGGAGCTCTACGCCGAGATCGCGGCACGCTTCTCCGCCGCTGTCTTCGGTGCCGACGGGCTCGTGCCGCGCGCCGGGCTAGGCTGA
- the pyrE gene encoding orotate phosphoribosyltransferase, with translation MTAASTPELESERRALIDLIAAEAVFHGDFTLSSGKKATYYVDMRKLTLDHRAAPAIGRLVLDAVRDLNVDAVGGLTLGADPIANAVMHASVAAGTPADAFVVRKEPKDHGRGRQIEGAEVAGKRVVIVEDTSTTGGSPLKAAEVVAAAGAEIVAVVTVVDRKTGAQAAVEAAGYEWRSIIDLDDLGLQAQ, from the coding sequence ATGACCGCCGCCTCCACGCCCGAGCTCGAGTCCGAGCGCCGCGCCCTCATCGACCTCATCGCCGCCGAGGCCGTCTTCCACGGTGATTTCACGCTGTCCAGCGGCAAGAAGGCGACCTATTACGTCGACATGCGCAAGCTCACGCTCGACCACCGCGCGGCCCCCGCGATCGGCCGGCTCGTGCTCGACGCGGTGCGCGACCTGAACGTGGATGCCGTCGGCGGACTCACCCTGGGGGCGGACCCGATCGCGAACGCCGTCATGCACGCGTCGGTCGCCGCCGGCACGCCCGCGGACGCGTTCGTCGTGCGCAAGGAGCCGAAGGACCACGGCCGCGGTCGCCAGATCGAGGGCGCCGAGGTCGCCGGCAAGCGCGTCGTGATCGTGGAGGACACCTCCACCACCGGAGGCTCCCCCCTGAAGGCGGCCGAGGTCGTGGCGGCTGCCGGTGCCGAGATCGTCGCGGTCGTCACGGTCGTCGACCGCAAGACCGGCGCGCAGGCGGCGGTGGAGGCCGCCGGCTACGAGTGGCGCTCGATCATCGACCTCGACGACCTGGGCCTGCAGGCGCAGTAG
- a CDS encoding Re/Si-specific NAD(P)(+) transhydrogenase subunit alpha codes for MARIGIVRERDGETRVAASPTTVGKIRALGYDVSVESGAGAASSFPDAAYTAAGATIATRDEAWGADVVLSVAAPTDAEIALLQPGATLVGILSPALSPDLLAALAARGVTALAMDAVPRISRAQSMDVLSSMANIAGYRAVVEAANEFGRFFTGQVTAAGKVPPAKVLVAGAGVAGLAAIGAASSLGAIVRATDPRPEVADQVASIGGTYLEVVVPDEQKEVSADGYAKATSAAYDAAAAKLYSGQAADVDIVITTALIPGRAAPRLLTAADVAAMKPGSVIVDMAAGQGGNVEGSVAGERVVTANGVIILGYTDLAGRLPQQASQLYGTNLLNLLTLLTPGKDGQLVIDDTDVVQRAVTVTRGGAVTWPPPPVQVSAAPAKPGADAAASSPAPAPKKGLSAGAKTGLIVAGVAALFLVCAVAPAPLPQHILVLTLSVVIGFYVIGKVAHALHTPLMSVTNAISGIIVVGAMSQIVVPNPVVQVLAAVAVLLASINIFGGFAVTRRMLAMFQKGDQK; via the coding sequence ATGGCCCGCATCGGCATCGTCCGCGAGCGGGACGGCGAGACCCGCGTCGCCGCCTCCCCCACCACCGTCGGCAAGATCCGCGCGCTCGGCTACGACGTGAGCGTCGAGTCCGGCGCCGGCGCCGCATCCTCCTTCCCGGATGCCGCGTACACCGCCGCCGGTGCGACCATCGCCACCCGCGACGAGGCCTGGGGCGCCGATGTCGTCCTGTCGGTCGCGGCCCCCACGGATGCCGAGATCGCGCTGCTGCAGCCGGGGGCGACGCTCGTCGGCATCCTGAGTCCCGCGCTCAGCCCCGACCTGCTCGCCGCCCTCGCCGCCCGCGGTGTCACGGCCCTCGCCATGGACGCCGTGCCCCGCATCTCGCGCGCGCAGTCGATGGACGTGCTCAGCTCGATGGCCAACATCGCCGGCTACCGCGCGGTCGTCGAGGCCGCGAACGAGTTCGGCCGCTTCTTCACCGGACAGGTCACCGCCGCCGGCAAGGTGCCGCCCGCGAAGGTGCTGGTCGCCGGGGCCGGCGTCGCCGGTCTCGCCGCGATCGGCGCCGCCTCGAGCCTCGGCGCGATCGTCCGCGCCACCGACCCGCGCCCCGAGGTCGCCGACCAGGTCGCCTCCATCGGCGGCACCTACCTCGAGGTCGTCGTGCCCGACGAGCAGAAGGAGGTCTCGGCCGACGGCTACGCCAAGGCCACCAGTGCCGCCTACGACGCCGCGGCCGCCAAGCTCTACAGCGGCCAGGCCGCCGACGTCGACATCGTCATCACGACGGCCCTCATCCCGGGTCGCGCCGCCCCGCGCCTGCTCACGGCCGCCGACGTCGCCGCGATGAAGCCCGGCAGCGTCATCGTGGACATGGCTGCCGGCCAGGGCGGGAACGTCGAGGGCTCCGTCGCCGGCGAGCGCGTCGTCACCGCGAACGGCGTCATCATCCTCGGCTACACCGACCTCGCCGGACGCCTCCCCCAGCAGGCGTCGCAGCTCTACGGCACCAACCTGCTGAACCTGCTCACCCTGCTCACCCCCGGCAAGGACGGGCAGCTCGTCATCGACGACACCGACGTCGTGCAGCGCGCCGTCACCGTCACGCGGGGCGGCGCCGTCACGTGGCCACCGCCCCCCGTGCAGGTCTCGGCCGCGCCCGCGAAGCCCGGGGCGGATGCCGCGGCATCCTCTCCCGCGCCGGCCCCCAAGAAGGGGCTCTCGGCGGGCGCGAAGACCGGCCTGATCGTCGCCGGCGTCGCCGCCCTGTTCCTCGTGTGCGCGGTCGCGCCCGCGCCCCTGCCGCAGCACATCCTCGTGCTGACCCTCTCGGTCGTGATCGGGTTCTACGTCATCGGTAAGGTCGCCCACGCCCTGCACACGCCCCTGATGAGCGTCACGAACGCGATCAGCGGCATCATCGTCGTCGGCGCGATGAGCCAGATCGTCGTGCCGAACCCCGTCGTGCAGGTGCTCGCCGCGGTTGCGGTGCTCCTGGCATCCATCAACATCTTCGGAGGCTTCGCGGTGACCCGTCGCATGCTCGCCATGTTCCAGAAGGGTGACCAGAAGTGA
- the pntB gene encoding Re/Si-specific NAD(P)(+) transhydrogenase subunit beta: MLAQSVSTAAYIVAALLFILALAGLSKQETARRGVVYGIAGMTIALIATLVLVIANGTLLPEGATAALGITLLVAAVVVGGTIGLWRARVVEMTGMPELIALLHSFVGLAAVLVGWNGHLYAEGIAPELIGIHHAEVFIGVFIGAVTFTGSIVAFLKLSGRMSSKPLMLPGKNTLNIGALALFLVLTVWYVATPSIWLLVAVTVLALALGWHLVASIGGGDMPVVVSMLNSYSGWAAAAAGFLLNNDLLIVTGALVGSSGAYLSYIMCKAMNRSFLSVIAGGFGIEAPRSADAEEGEHHETDAAAVAELLRDARSVIITPGYGMAVAQAQYPVADLTKRLRERGVEVRFGIHPVAGRLPGHMNVLLAEAKVPYDIVLELDEINDDFADTDVVLVIGANDTVNPAAAEDPGSPIAGMPVLHVWEARNVVVFKRSMASGYAGVANPLFFRDNTQMLFGDAKQRVEDILRAL; the protein is encoded by the coding sequence ATGCTCGCCCAGTCCGTCTCCACCGCCGCCTACATCGTCGCGGCGCTGCTGTTCATCCTCGCCCTCGCCGGCCTCAGCAAGCAGGAGACCGCCCGCCGCGGCGTCGTCTACGGTATCGCCGGTATGACGATCGCCCTCATCGCCACTCTCGTGCTCGTCATCGCGAACGGCACCCTCCTGCCCGAGGGGGCGACGGCCGCACTCGGGATCACGCTTCTCGTGGCCGCGGTCGTGGTCGGCGGCACCATCGGCCTCTGGCGGGCGCGCGTGGTCGAGATGACCGGCATGCCCGAGCTCATCGCGCTGCTGCACTCCTTCGTGGGACTGGCGGCCGTGCTCGTCGGCTGGAACGGCCACCTCTACGCCGAAGGCATCGCGCCCGAGCTCATCGGCATCCACCACGCCGAGGTGTTCATCGGGGTCTTCATCGGCGCCGTCACCTTCACGGGGTCGATCGTCGCCTTCCTGAAGCTGTCCGGGCGGATGTCGTCGAAGCCGCTGATGCTGCCCGGCAAGAACACCCTCAACATCGGCGCCCTGGCACTCTTCCTCGTGCTGACCGTCTGGTACGTCGCGACCCCGTCGATCTGGCTGCTGGTCGCCGTGACAGTGCTGGCCCTGGCACTGGGGTGGCACCTGGTCGCCTCGATCGGCGGCGGCGACATGCCCGTCGTCGTCTCGATGCTCAACAGCTACTCCGGCTGGGCCGCGGCCGCCGCCGGGTTCCTCCTGAACAACGACCTGCTCATCGTCACCGGCGCCCTCGTCGGCTCGTCCGGTGCGTACCTGTCGTACATCATGTGCAAGGCGATGAACCGGTCGTTCCTCTCGGTCATCGCCGGCGGATTCGGCATCGAAGCTCCCCGCAGCGCCGACGCCGAGGAGGGTGAGCACCACGAGACGGATGCCGCGGCCGTCGCCGAGCTCCTCCGCGATGCCCGGTCGGTCATCATCACCCCCGGGTACGGCATGGCCGTCGCCCAGGCGCAGTACCCCGTCGCCGACCTCACGAAGCGGCTGCGCGAGCGGGGCGTCGAGGTGCGCTTCGGCATCCACCCCGTCGCGGGGCGCCTGCCGGGCCACATGAACGTGCTGCTGGCCGAGGCGAAGGTGCCGTACGACATCGTGCTGGAGCTCGACGAGATCAACGACGACTTCGCCGACACCGACGTGGTGCTCGTGATCGGGGCGAACGACACGGTCAACCCCGCCGCGGCCGAAGACCCGGGCTCGCCCATCGCGGGCATGCCGGTGCTGCACGTGTGGGAGGCGCGCAACGTCGTGGTGTTCAAGCGGTCGATGGCCTCGGGCTACGCCGGGGTGGCGAACCCGCTGTTCTTCCGCGACAACACGCAGATGCTGTTCGGCGACGCCAAGCAGCGGGTGGAGGACATCCTGCGGGCGCTGTGA